The Cyclobacterium amurskyense genome contains the following window.
GACATTGTAGGCAAGGTTTTCAGTATCTTGTTTGTAAGGCTGTGTCTTCATACCTTTGAAGTTAATAGATTATTGTTAATAAAATTACTTTTTCTACCCTATTTTCATGACACAACCTTTAGTATATAAGTTTGGTGGGGCCTCTATAAAAGATGCAAAAGCCATTCAAAGAATTGCTCAATTACTCAAAAACAACTGGGTAAATAATTTGGTAATAGTGGTCTCAGCAGCTGGGAAAACTACAGATAGATTGGAGGAGCTTATTGCCTTATCATTTGAGGGTAAGTACTTTGATGGGCCCTTATTCGAATTATTAGACTTTCACCTGGACCTATGTAAAGGCCTGTTTGAGGATGATCATCCAATATTTATTAGGGTTGAGAATCACTTTGCACATTTGCGGCGTTCACTTGAAAATAGTGCGATAAAAGAAAATCAAGATTTCTTCTATGATCAAATTATAGGCTATGGAGAGCTTATTTCTACCAGAATTTTTCAAGAATACCTTTGTTTAAAGGGTTGTCCTTGTCTTTGGCAGGATGCAAGGGAATTGGTAAGTACTGATTCTCATGCCAAAATTGCCCGAGTGGATTGGGCCTTGACCATGCAACACTGTAGAAAGATTTTGATTCCAAAGCTGGAGACTTTTCCTGTAGTTACCCAAGGGTTTATAGGCAAAGACTTACAAGGAAACACCACTACATTAGGGCGGGAAGGTTCGGATTTCACTGCCGCAATTATGGGGGTAAGCTTAGGTGCTTCTTCAGTCACCATCTGGAAGGATGTTGCAGGTATTCTCAATGGAGATCCTGATCTTTTTCCTGATGCGGTAAAATTTGAATACCTT
Protein-coding sequences here:
- a CDS encoding aspartate kinase, whose amino-acid sequence is MTQPLVYKFGGASIKDAKAIQRIAQLLKNNWVNNLVIVVSAAGKTTDRLEELIALSFEGKYFDGPLFELLDFHLDLCKGLFEDDHPIFIRVENHFAHLRRSLENSAIKENQDFFYDQIIGYGELISTRIFQEYLCLKGCPCLWQDARELVSTDSHAKIARVDWALTMQHCRKILIPKLETFPVVTQGFIGKDLQGNTTTLGREGSDFTAAIMGVSLGASSVTIWKDVAGILNGDPDLFPDAVKFEYLDFEEAAEMTYYGASVIHPKTIKPLSKHGIPLHVKSFFNPTTAGTVIGAFGQAPRIPITIIKKKLTLIELKIRDLSMLGGFHFDYIYDVADKINAEIQFIQGAAAHINIIINPLSMEDDQIIKAFQDIFQVKVTRNLKLVTVKNPSLSEIEHYRRFDNELLLEQRSPDLIQWLFED